A portion of the Pseudomonadota bacterium genome contains these proteins:
- a CDS encoding cysteine desulfurase, whose translation MESFKHHFPLFDHASNTDLAYFDSASSAQKPKQVLDAMHTFQTSNYANVHRGLYRLSGESTTAYENARTLVADFIGANENSIVFTRSATEAINLVANTWGKLNIQAGDTILLTEMEHHANIVPWVMLAEQVGATVKSIPLGSDGSLDMNAFTKALESKPKLVAFTHVSNVLGTINPVQDMVQQAHQAGAISLIDGSQAAPHMKLDMADIDADFYTFTGHKLYGPTGTGVLYSKKELLDAMPPWQGGGDMIETVAFDHITYAEAPAKFEAGTPNIVGMVGLAQSIQFINDLGWNAIEAHEKALSSKLEAELKAIEGLTLYSQAENKIGVFSFNLDGIHSSDVAMILDKCNVAVRTGHHCAQPLMKVLGTEHTIRASIGLSTTEADINQLISALKKAKMMLG comes from the coding sequence GTGGAAAGCTTCAAGCACCACTTCCCTCTTTTTGACCATGCAAGCAATACAGACCTTGCTTACTTTGACAGTGCCTCAAGCGCACAAAAGCCAAAGCAAGTGCTAGATGCGATGCACACATTCCAAACATCTAATTATGCCAATGTTCACCGTGGCCTATACAGACTTTCTGGTGAATCAACGACAGCTTATGAAAACGCCCGAACTCTGGTTGCAGACTTCATTGGCGCAAATGAAAACAGCATTGTTTTTACCCGTAGCGCAACAGAAGCTATTAACCTCGTCGCGAACACCTGGGGCAAACTCAACATTCAAGCTGGTGACACCATTCTCCTCACAGAAATGGAGCACCATGCCAATATTGTTCCTTGGGTGATGCTTGCAGAACAAGTTGGCGCAACCGTTAAAAGCATCCCTCTGGGTAGCGATGGCTCACTTGATATGAATGCCTTCACAAAGGCTTTAGAAAGCAAACCAAAGCTCGTTGCTTTCACGCATGTTTCTAACGTACTTGGCACAATTAACCCGGTTCAAGACATGGTTCAACAGGCCCATCAGGCTGGCGCTATCTCCCTCATTGATGGTAGCCAAGCCGCACCACATATGAAGCTAGATATGGCAGATATTGATGCTGATTTCTACACCTTTACAGGCCATAAACTTTACGGTCCAACTGGTACTGGTGTTCTGTATAGTAAAAAAGAGCTCCTTGACGCTATGCCACCGTGGCAAGGCGGCGGAGATATGATTGAAACTGTAGCCTTCGATCACATTACTTACGCTGAAGCCCCTGCTAAATTTGAAGCCGGCACACCAAATATTGTTGGCATGGTTGGCCTTGCGCAGTCTATTCAATTTATCAATGACCTTGGTTGGAATGCCATTGAAGCGCATGAAAAAGCGCTTTCAAGCAAACTAGAAGCAGAGCTCAAGGCGATTGAAGGCCTGACTCTATATAGTCAGGCTGAAAACAAAATCGGTGTCTTTTCATTTAACCTTGATGGTATCCACAGCAGCGATGTTGCCATGATTCTAGATAAATGTAATGTGGCTGTACGCACAGGCCACCACTGTGCCCAACCTCTTATGAAGGTTCTTGGCACAGAGCATACCATTCGTGCCAGCATCGGCCTCAGTACCACTGAAGCCGATATCAACCAACTTATTTCAGCTTTGAAAAAAGCCAAGATGATGCTGGGCTAG
- a CDS encoding iron-sulfur cluster assembly protein, producing the protein MSKVKIEFTGLPETEKKPAEESPLLERIIYALRNVFDPELPVNVYDLKLIYDIRIDSHNKVEIDMTLTNPNCPVADQIPRDVENAVRKVEGISDVTVTMVWEPTWHKDMLSDDIKLELGLL; encoded by the coding sequence ATGTCTAAAGTTAAAATTGAATTTACAGGCCTTCCTGAAACAGAGAAGAAACCCGCAGAAGAGTCTCCTCTTCTCGAGCGTATTATTTATGCACTACGTAATGTGTTTGACCCTGAACTTCCTGTAAATGTTTATGACCTTAAATTGATCTACGATATTCGTATCGATAGCCATAATAAGGTAGAGATTGATATGACACTGACCAACCCAAACTGCCCAGTAGCAGACCAAATCCCAAGAGATGTGGAAAACGCTGTGCGCAAGGTTGAAGGCATCTCAGATGTTACTGTCACTATGGTTTGGGAGCCGACATGGCATAAAGATATGCTCAGTGATGACATTAAACTAGAACTAGGACTCCTGTAA
- a CDS encoding iron-sulfur cluster assembly accessory protein, translating to MSDTKAPITLTPAAVDRLKEIISKAEDNVIALRVSVNKKGCNGFGYQLDYVEDANEKDIKIEQDGVTVYLDPAASLYLYGSTMDYVTEKLRSAFEFINPNEKGRCGCGESFHV from the coding sequence ATGAGTGATACAAAAGCGCCAATTACCCTTACACCAGCGGCTGTAGATCGCTTGAAAGAGATCATCTCTAAAGCAGAAGATAACGTCATTGCCCTGCGTGTGAGCGTCAACAAAAAAGGCTGTAACGGCTTTGGCTACCAGCTAGACTACGTTGAAGACGCAAATGAGAAAGATATTAAAATTGAGCAAGATGGTGTCACAGTTTACCTAGACCCAGCTGCATCTCTATATCTCTACGGCTCAACTATGGACTACGTTACTGAAAAACTCCGTAGCGCGTTTGAGTTTATCAACCCGAATGAAAAAGGCCGTTGCGGCTGCGGGGAAAGCTTCCACGTATAG
- a CDS encoding helix-turn-helix domain-containing protein, with the protein MDKQHLEEQETIQKIKKHMKENNISIRTLAKELGVDASNLAKIVKGNKKLNRKTINRLILIYYLVV; encoded by the coding sequence TTGGATAAACAGCACTTAGAAGAACAAGAAACTATTCAAAAAATAAAAAAACACATGAAAGAAAATAATATTTCTATACGAACCCTTGCAAAAGAACTTGGCGTGGATGCTTCAAATTTAGCAAAAATTGTTAAAGGGAACAAAAAACTTAATAGGAAAACTATTAACCGTTTAATTTTAATTTACTATCTTGTAGTGTAA
- a CDS encoding DNA methyltransferase: MFNASTALGSSPFSKKIVRSNDQDLLDIKDRDRTSVLPWRGQFSPQLVDYLLDIYAPKEGVVVDPFCGSGTVLYESAQRGLSSYGCDINPAAICLAQFSSVSAMPYEERCQLIITLDSLFNHILSLFNKEERIDLYSVAEVFFQQKFDTNVENVLKPFLLLSAGSNNYINEKKMHSSVKYIKKYLLNLPYTKEKPVAEVSDARQLRLESNSVDYIVTSPPYINVFNYHQNYRPILEALGYTPLKVATAEVGANRKFRQNRYMTVVQYCMDMAQYMVEAARVLRNDNGCMTIVLGRESRVRGTAFKNGELIAAISSEGLGGKIIDWKERSFLNRFGERIYEDVITLKPNSFDIKKAKIIGKNIGIEALKSSLNYCDKDKSQEIEMAINRSGDINSSPILEKENCYG; encoded by the coding sequence ATGTTTAATGCTTCTACTGCATTAGGGTCATCACCCTTTTCAAAAAAGATTGTTAGATCAAATGATCAAGATCTTTTAGATATTAAAGACAGAGACAGGACGAGTGTTCTTCCTTGGAGAGGCCAATTTAGCCCGCAACTTGTTGACTACCTTCTAGACATATATGCACCCAAGGAAGGGGTGGTGGTCGATCCTTTTTGTGGTAGCGGCACTGTCTTATATGAATCTGCTCAACGAGGCCTTTCTTCTTATGGTTGTGATATTAACCCAGCAGCAATTTGTTTAGCTCAATTTTCCTCTGTAAGTGCAATGCCTTATGAGGAAAGGTGTCAATTAATTATAACTTTAGATTCATTATTTAATCATATTCTATCTTTATTTAATAAAGAAGAGAGAATAGATTTATATTCTGTGGCAGAAGTCTTTTTCCAGCAAAAATTTGATACAAATGTGGAAAATGTTCTCAAACCTTTTTTGCTATTGTCTGCTGGAAGTAATAACTACATTAATGAAAAAAAAATGCATAGCAGCGTAAAATATATAAAAAAATATTTACTTAACCTGCCATATACTAAGGAGAAGCCTGTTGCTGAAGTCTCAGATGCCAGACAATTAAGATTGGAGAGCAACTCTGTAGATTACATTGTAACCTCACCTCCGTATATTAATGTTTTTAACTATCATCAAAATTATAGACCGATTCTAGAGGCACTAGGCTATACTCCCCTGAAGGTAGCAACAGCAGAGGTTGGTGCAAATCGTAAATTTAGGCAAAATAGATATATGACAGTAGTGCAGTACTGTATGGATATGGCCCAGTACATGGTTGAAGCGGCACGAGTATTAAGAAATGACAATGGATGCATGACTATTGTTTTAGGCCGCGAATCACGAGTTAGAGGGACAGCTTTTAAAAATGGCGAGTTAATCGCTGCCATATCTTCCGAAGGGCTAGGAGGAAAAATTATAGATTGGAAAGAAAGAAGTTTTCTTAACCGTTTTGGTGAGAGAATTTATGAAGATGTAATTACTTTGAAGCCGAATAGTTTTGATATAAAAAAAGCTAAGATAATAGGTAAAAACATAGGAATTGAGGCGTTAAAAAGCTCTCTTAACTACTGTGATAAAGATAAGTCTCAAGAAATTGAAATGGCAATTAACAGAAGTGGCGATATAAACTCTTCACCAATTCTAGAGAAGGAGAATTGTTATGGCTGA
- a CDS encoding Bpu10I family restriction endonuclease: MADIKYATPHGDKLKALVSNNKLPEEELGRVSEQINIYDTWVNDMNSLESEGEELLGDLVKLLNSYKKSVEFDLIYCAETDFLYRQKGQLKLDNTILEEFLPRLFDSRLVPGFLRLTGLNCGPKSSFAGLSFDSPFVELSKGGTYIKKKDQDFSVTRKHKIEITRSDNEEDRFSEEVEVSYFATEIKTNLDKTMFQEASATAGELKKATSGSKYILLCEWLDMTPINTKLTAIDEVIVLRKSKRLASNIRSNFSTASGRESNKSLFEKYLNDHPLSLDGFQRLVWHLNECFPSEEHDADDIVLGRGYF; the protein is encoded by the coding sequence ATGGCTGATATTAAATACGCAACCCCACATGGCGACAAACTTAAAGCACTAGTTTCAAATAATAAATTACCAGAAGAAGAATTAGGTAGAGTATCTGAGCAGATAAATATATATGACACTTGGGTTAATGATATGAATTCTTTGGAAAGTGAGGGGGAGGAACTTTTAGGGGATCTGGTAAAGCTATTGAATAGTTACAAGAAATCCGTTGAATTTGATCTGATATACTGTGCAGAAACAGACTTCTTATACCGACAGAAAGGACAACTCAAACTTGATAATACGATACTAGAAGAATTTTTACCTAGGTTATTTGATAGTCGTCTTGTTCCAGGATTTCTTCGATTGACAGGGCTTAATTGTGGCCCCAAATCTAGCTTTGCTGGATTATCATTTGATAGCCCTTTTGTAGAGCTTTCAAAAGGTGGCACTTATATTAAGAAAAAAGATCAAGATTTTTCTGTAACGAGAAAGCATAAGATTGAAATTACTAGGAGCGACAATGAGGAAGATAGGTTTAGTGAAGAGGTAGAGGTTTCTTATTTTGCTACTGAAATAAAAACTAACCTAGATAAAACCATGTTTCAAGAAGCTTCAGCCACGGCGGGAGAGTTAAAAAAAGCAACATCAGGATCAAAATATATATTATTATGTGAATGGCTTGATATGACACCTATTAATACAAAGCTTACAGCTATTGATGAAGTTATAGTTCTTAGAAAATCAAAGAGACTAGCATCTAATATTCGTTCTAATTTTTCAACAGCATCTGGAAGAGAATCTAATAAATCTTTATTTGAAAAATATTTAAATGACCATCCTTTAAGCTTAGATGGGTTTCAAAGACTTGTATGGCATCTTAATGAATGCTTCCCTAGTGAAGAACACGATGCAGATGATATTGTATTAGGACGAGGTTATTTTTAA
- the fusA gene encoding elongation factor G, with the protein MAREYALDHCRNIGIMAHVDAGKTTTTERILFYTGREHKIGEVHDGAATMDWMEQEQERGITITSAATTCSWKDHQINIIDTPGHVDFNIEVKRSVRVLDGLVAVFCSVGGVEPQSETNWRHANNYGVPRLCFINKMDRVGADFDKGVEMIRDRLRANAIPIQMPIGKEDGFKGLIDLVEMKAVVWNDESMGADYDVEEIPADLMDRAQELRAELIEAAVEQDEAALEAYLEGNEPDNETLKVLIRKATLNMAFFPVLCGTAFKNKGVQTLLDAVLDYLPSPDEIDDENLKATPMDSEEEIVLKVGDSEAMAALAFKIASDPFVGTLTFVRVYTGVLKSGSYIYNSVKGKKERVGRIVKMHANKREEVSELVAGEIGAVVGLKDTTTGDSLCDENKKVVLETITPMEPVISMAIEPKTKDAQEKMGIALGKLVGEDPSFRVNTDEESGQTLIHGVGELHLEIMVDRLKREFKVECNVGAPQVAYRETFTQTGDAEGKHVKQSGGRGQYGHVNVTFEPRERGEGFEFESKIVGGVVPKEYFNAIQQGIEEALKGGVVAGYPLIDVKATLFDGSYHDVDSSEAAFKMAGILAVRDAKKKCGAVLLEPMMKVEVTTPEDYMGDIIGDLSSRRGQINGNEDKFGSKVITAEVPLANMFGYVTNLRSMSQGRANYTMEFSHYNEAPANVTAEVQEGRAKVA; encoded by the coding sequence ATGGCTCGTGAATATGCCTTAGACCATTGCAGAAACATCGGGATTATGGCCCACGTTGATGCTGGTAAAACAACGACAACAGAACGTATTCTATTTTACACTGGCCGTGAGCACAAAATTGGTGAAGTACACGATGGTGCAGCGACTATGGACTGGATGGAGCAGGAGCAGGAGCGTGGTATTACAATTACCTCTGCTGCGACAACATGTTCTTGGAAAGACCACCAAATTAACATCATTGATACACCTGGACACGTAGACTTCAACATTGAAGTAAAACGTTCTGTACGTGTACTTGATGGTCTTGTAGCGGTATTTTGTTCAGTAGGTGGTGTTGAGCCACAGTCTGAAACAAACTGGCGCCACGCAAACAACTACGGTGTTCCTCGTCTTTGCTTTATTAACAAGATGGACCGTGTTGGTGCAGACTTTGATAAAGGTGTTGAGATGATCCGTGATCGCCTACGTGCGAACGCGATTCCTATCCAAATGCCAATCGGTAAAGAAGATGGCTTCAAAGGTCTGATTGACCTTGTAGAAATGAAGGCTGTTGTTTGGAACGATGAGAGCATGGGTGCTGACTACGATGTAGAAGAAATCCCAGCTGACCTTATGGATCGCGCTCAAGAGCTTCGCGCTGAGCTTATTGAAGCTGCTGTAGAGCAAGACGAAGCTGCTCTTGAAGCTTACCTAGAAGGTAACGAGCCAGATAACGAAACACTTAAAGTTCTTATCCGTAAAGCGACTCTAAACATGGCGTTCTTCCCAGTACTTTGTGGTACTGCGTTTAAGAACAAAGGTGTTCAGACTCTACTTGACGCTGTTCTTGACTACCTTCCATCTCCAGATGAGATTGATGACGAGAACCTTAAAGCGACGCCAATGGATAGCGAAGAAGAGATCGTTCTTAAAGTTGGTGACAGCGAAGCTATGGCTGCGCTTGCCTTCAAGATTGCTTCTGACCCATTCGTAGGTACTCTAACATTTGTACGTGTTTACACGGGTGTTCTTAAGAGTGGTTCTTACATCTACAACTCTGTTAAGGGTAAGAAAGAACGTGTTGGTCGTATCGTGAAGATGCACGCAAACAAGCGTGAAGAAGTATCTGAGCTCGTAGCAGGTGAAATCGGTGCTGTTGTCGGTCTTAAAGACACAACAACTGGTGACTCTCTATGTGATGAAAACAAGAAAGTTGTTCTTGAGACAATTACTCCAATGGAACCTGTAATCTCTATGGCGATTGAGCCAAAGACAAAAGATGCACAGGAGAAAATGGGTATTGCTCTTGGTAAGCTTGTTGGTGAAGATCCATCATTCCGCGTGAACACTGATGAAGAATCAGGCCAGACTCTTATCCATGGTGTAGGTGAGCTTCACCTTGAAATTATGGTTGACCGTCTAAAGCGTGAATTCAAAGTAGAATGTAACGTTGGTGCGCCTCAAGTAGCATACCGTGAAACGTTCACTCAAACGGGTGACGCTGAAGGTAAGCACGTGAAGCAATCTGGTGGTCGTGGTCAGTACGGTCACGTAAACGTGACATTCGAACCGCGTGAGCGTGGTGAAGGCTTTGAGTTTGAGTCTAAGATTGTTGGTGGTGTGGTTCCTAAGGAATACTTCAACGCAATTCAGCAGGGTATTGAAGAAGCCCTGAAGGGTGGTGTTGTAGCGGGTTACCCACTTATTGACGTGAAAGCGACTCTATTTGATGGTAGCTACCACGATGTCGATTCATCTGAAGCAGCATTTAAGATGGCTGGTATTCTTGCGGTACGTGACGCCAAGAAGAAATGTGGCGCCGTTCTACTTGAGCCAATGATGAAAGTTGAAGTGACGACTCCTGAAGATTACATGGGTGACATTATTGGTGACCTAAGTTCTCGTCGTGGTCAGATCAACGGTAACGAAGACAAGTTCGGTTCTAAAGTGATCACTGCTGAAGTGCCACTTGCGAACATGTTTGGTTACGTGACAAACCTACGCTCTATGAGCCAAGGTCGTGCGAACTACACAATGGAATTCAGCCATTACAACGAAGCTCCGGCTAACGTAACTGCTGAAGTTCAAGAAGGTCGCGCTAAAGTAGCGTAA
- the rpsG gene encoding 30S ribosomal protein S7, producing MRRRRPEKREVLPDPKFGNVTLAKFMNIVMQDGKKSVAEKIVYGALDGIQAKSGSDPLKVFDEALTNVKPEMEVRSRRVGGATYQVPCDVRPERAQALAFRWVVGAARNRGERTMKDRLMGELMDASQNRGSAVKKREDTHKMAEANRAFAHFRW from the coding sequence ATGCGTCGTAGAAGACCTGAGAAACGTGAAGTCCTACCAGATCCTAAATTTGGTAACGTAACACTTGCAAAATTCATGAACATCGTGATGCAAGACGGTAAAAAGAGTGTAGCTGAGAAGATTGTTTACGGTGCCCTAGATGGTATCCAAGCAAAATCTGGTTCAGATCCTCTTAAAGTATTTGATGAAGCACTTACAAACGTGAAGCCAGAAATGGAAGTACGTAGCCGCCGTGTTGGTGGTGCGACTTACCAGGTTCCTTGTGATGTGCGCCCTGAGCGCGCACAAGCACTTGCTTTCCGTTGGGTAGTGGGCGCCGCGCGTAACCGTGGTGAGCGTACTATGAAGGATCGCCTAATGGGTGAACTTATGGACGCCTCTCAAAACCGTGGTAGCGCTGTTAAGAAGCGTGAAGACACGCACAAGATGGCAGAAGCGAACAGAGCGTTTGCACACTTCCGCTGGTAG
- the rpsL gene encoding 30S ribosomal protein S12, whose product MPTINQLVRKPRKPQVVKNNVPALKACPQRRGVCTRVYTTTPKKPNSALRKVCRVRLTSGFEVTSYIGGEGHNLQEHSVILIRGGRVKDLPGVRYHTVRGTLDCQGVKDRKQGRSKYGAKRPK is encoded by the coding sequence ATGCCAACAATTAACCAATTGGTGCGCAAGCCTCGTAAGCCTCAAGTTGTTAAAAACAACGTGCCGGCTCTTAAAGCTTGCCCTCAGCGTCGTGGTGTTTGTACTCGTGTTTACACAACGACTCCTAAAAAACCTAACTCAGCACTTCGTAAGGTTTGCCGTGTGCGCCTAACAAGTGGTTTCGAAGTAACATCTTACATCGGTGGTGAAGGTCACAACCTTCAAGAGCACAGTGTAATTCTTATCCGTGGTGGTCGTGTAAAAGACCTTCCGGGTGTGCGTTACCACACTGTTCGCGGTACGCTTGACTGCCAAGGTGTTAAAGATCGTAAACAAGGCCGTTCTAAGTACGGCGCGAAACGTCCTAAGTAA
- a CDS encoding DnaJ domain-containing protein, with the protein MVIGKVIGVLAGLMVNWFPEGAIIGLIVGILLDELVLKRVVQRSKETYWMQEFSCLYLELLASVAVAKGKITKQDIICIRNDAYIAAKDNPIANRILKRAKKNRKNYNYLIEEIQSCCEGVENMLSIVANGAARVGVLQGAAGRQKVEQLFHEFGMPPVNWGKVSIDDGISQASSRKKASGSSSSSKQGQDHSYDDSPHVTRAYGSKSPYAVLGVKSTATAADIKKAYRSLIQKHHPDRVRAEGKSDKAVEKAEKKVAEINAAYEVLQKKKRP; encoded by the coding sequence GTGGTAATTGGGAAGGTTATTGGTGTTCTGGCTGGTTTGATGGTGAACTGGTTTCCTGAAGGCGCGATTATTGGTCTGATTGTCGGGATTTTGCTGGATGAGCTTGTTTTGAAGCGGGTTGTTCAGCGCAGTAAAGAGACTTATTGGATGCAGGAGTTTTCTTGTTTGTATTTAGAGCTCTTAGCTTCAGTGGCTGTAGCTAAAGGAAAAATTACGAAACAGGATATCATTTGTATTCGTAATGATGCATATATTGCCGCTAAAGATAACCCGATTGCCAATCGTATTTTGAAACGTGCGAAAAAGAACCGTAAAAATTACAATTATCTTATTGAGGAAATTCAATCCTGCTGCGAAGGGGTTGAGAATATGTTGAGTATTGTTGCAAATGGTGCTGCAAGGGTTGGTGTGTTGCAGGGAGCTGCTGGCCGTCAAAAAGTGGAACAGCTCTTTCATGAGTTTGGCATGCCACCTGTGAACTGGGGGAAAGTTTCTATTGATGATGGTATATCTCAAGCTTCATCTCGGAAAAAGGCATCAGGTTCGTCTTCGAGTTCAAAACAAGGTCAAGATCATTCCTATGATGACAGCCCACATGTGACCAGGGCTTATGGAAGTAAAAGCCCTTATGCAGTTCTGGGTGTAAAAAGCACGGCAACGGCTGCAGATATTAAAAAAGCTTACAGGTCCCTTATCCAAAAACATCACCCTGATAGAGTAAGGGCTGAAGGTAAGTCTGATAAAGCAGTAGAAAAAGCTGAAAAGAAAGTTGCTGAAATTAATGCGGCCTATGAGGTCCTGCAAAAGAAAAAGCGCCCGTAG
- a CDS encoding cytochrome c family protein codes for MSPATRLFTHFVLIADFFAVIYFGGHFIITGTVLPHNAHAEENMVAKAEVHGKPTEGTVVAEAAPFDIHTFEADAAKGAKVSGKCKACHTFNDGGKNGIGPNLWGIFNAPIMAKDGFAYSAAFQGKKGEINWDKDALNEYLKNPKKYIKGTKMAFPGIRKDADRAHLIAWLETLSN; via the coding sequence ATGTCTCCAGCAACACGTCTTTTTACGCATTTTGTTCTTATTGCTGACTTTTTTGCAGTGATTTACTTTGGTGGCCACTTCATTATTACAGGTACAGTGCTTCCTCATAATGCACACGCAGAAGAAAACATGGTTGCAAAAGCAGAAGTTCACGGCAAACCTACAGAAGGTACTGTTGTTGCTGAAGCTGCACCATTTGACATTCATACATTTGAAGCCGATGCAGCTAAAGGTGCTAAGGTTTCTGGTAAATGTAAAGCTTGCCACACATTTAATGATGGCGGCAAAAACGGTATAGGTCCGAACCTTTGGGGCATCTTCAACGCACCAATCATGGCGAAAGATGGCTTTGCTTACAGTGCAGCCTTCCAAGGTAAGAAAGGTGAAATCAACTGGGATAAAGACGCTCTTAACGAATACCTTAAGAATCCTAAGAAATACATTAAAGGCACAAAAATGGCCTTCCCAGGCATCAGAAAAGATGCTGACCGCGCCCACCTTATTGCATGGCTTGAGACACTGTCTAACTAG
- a CDS encoding ATPase, T2SS/T4P/T4SS family produces the protein MDIVDLMISDQVINIADLQGLPVTVQKDPEQLIDALGKAGKLSEMQQSRYKAIAYDYPVRTDEEMARTTPHQVDGINADFMNFYTACPIELGRGAITWAAADLPNKRLLSEIVLRHRKNRHQFVWASAKSIESAIERMSKREGHSLKFLVETAYAQINAGNDDAIVHLTDEIIRTAYKNNASDLHVEILNRKPTVMARIDGELEELVPLPIEVYERVVGRLRHMAGVRAENYKKPLYGRMTFELSARQHIDIRYTTQPITLEGTAKIAMRFLKPFEGSIDNFGWRKESIGKLDVLMRFEEGCIIFAGPTGSGKSTGARMIIRRGQRPGQNVISYEKQIEERMDNVIQTEEDLSAGLNLESFMYAALGLDPDVLFIGEVRSPEDTRRCIDAGNLGHLVITTMHANDTFMTLDRLVQRGVPVEQIFSNVRGIIAQRLVKRLCNKCKVPLELDEDFAEQLNNLRPIDFKPGDVIYKANANGCEACRHRGYIGRTAIEEILELWRKDITRNVWTNTALRPDWIDVVRRQAMEIGMPDMLTQGILHVKTGVTSLEELERFFSADLETIQS, from the coding sequence ATGGACATTGTCGATCTCATGATCAGTGATCAAGTGATCAACATAGCAGACCTACAAGGTCTGCCTGTTACTGTGCAAAAAGACCCGGAGCAGCTTATTGATGCTCTTGGTAAAGCCGGTAAGCTTTCTGAAATGCAGCAATCGCGCTACAAAGCCATTGCTTATGATTACCCTGTGCGTACAGATGAAGAAATGGCACGGACCACACCACACCAAGTGGATGGCATTAACGCCGACTTTATGAACTTCTATACAGCCTGCCCCATTGAACTTGGCCGTGGTGCCATCACATGGGCAGCAGCTGATTTACCAAACAAACGTCTACTCAGTGAGATTGTTCTACGTCACCGTAAAAACAGGCACCAATTTGTATGGGCCTCAGCAAAATCTATTGAATCTGCCATTGAGCGTATGTCTAAGCGTGAAGGTCACTCTCTCAAATTCCTTGTGGAGACAGCCTACGCACAAATTAACGCTGGTAACGATGATGCCATTGTTCACCTTACAGATGAAATTATTCGTACCGCTTATAAAAACAACGCTTCGGATTTACACGTTGAAATCCTAAACCGTAAACCAACGGTTATGGCACGTATTGATGGCGAGCTTGAAGAACTTGTACCGCTTCCTATTGAAGTTTATGAGCGTGTGGTAGGTCGTCTTCGTCACATGGCTGGTGTACGTGCAGAAAACTATAAGAAACCGCTCTACGGACGTATGACATTTGAACTGTCTGCCCGTCAGCATATTGATATTCGTTATACAACACAGCCCATTACGCTAGAAGGCACAGCAAAGATTGCCATGCGTTTCCTAAAACCATTTGAAGGCAGCATTGATAACTTTGGCTGGCGTAAAGAGAGTATCGGTAAGCTTGATGTTTTGATGCGTTTTGAGGAAGGATGTATTATTTTCGCCGGGCCTACAGGTTCTGGTAAGTCAACTGGTGCACGCATGATCATTCGTCGTGGTCAGCGTCCTGGTCAAAATGTCATCTCATACGAGAAACAGATTGAGGAACGTATGGATAACGTCATCCAAACGGAAGAAGATCTCAGCGCAGGCCTAAATCTTGAGTCATTCATGTATGCCGCTCTTGGTCTTGACCCTGATGTTCTGTTTATTGGTGAGGTACGTAGCCCTGAAGATACCCGCCGCTGTATTGATGCCGGTAACCTTGGTCACCTTGTTATTACAACGATGCACGCCAACGATACCTTCATGACCCTTGACCGCCTTGTACAGCGCGGCGTTCCGGTTGAGCAAATTTTCTCTAACGTGCGTGGTATCATTGCACAACGTCTTGTAAAGAGACTTTGCAACAAATGCAAAGTGCCACTTGAGCTTGATGAAGACTTTGCAGAACAATTGAACAACCTTCGCCCAATTGATTTCAAACCGGGAGACGTGATTTACAAAGCGAATGCAAACGGTTGTGAAGCTTGCCGACACAGAGGCTACATAGGCCGTACAGCAATTGAAGAAATTTTAGAACTTTGGCGTAAAGATATTACGCGAAACGTGTGGACAAACACAGCACTCCGCCCTGATTGGATTGATGTTGTCCGCAGACAAGCTATGGAAATTGGAATGCCTGATATGTTGACGCAGGGTATTCTACATGTAAAAACTGGGGTAACATCCCTTGAAGAACTAGAAAGATTTTTCAGTGCAGACTTGGAAACTATTCAGTCGTGA